The following are from one region of the Erwinia billingiae Eb661 genome:
- a CDS encoding MATE family efflux transporter, whose translation MKHSAMSNAIWMMSEKVVSVFGVIFVTSYVAKSFGPSIFGQIAFSASLFSIVQTIAIFGTETILFKSISKSAPKGIRLMAVAKQLRMVLLLVLSLPVLIYVWLEMRENFLVFAVASFLSAMFVTQDIFSVYNNARLESRMNTVANATGMIISFGISFLVAWFKLSPLLLSFSIVAVTLVPYMIKRSRFLQANTISSPPKRKHRSYLRYLLHAGLPLAISSVFISIQVKLAQFFLVGVGSAHELGLFTAANTISASWIFIPVAIITSCFSEIFRERADVAVKLAARLNGYVMAVSFLMLLVVALFGEKIITTLYGHDYTQSGNLVTLLSLATCFSAMGTVAYRYMVKEGGFNYLLVKIVVLVVISVATNWFFIRFWGLTGAAWSVLVTELLSLTVMNYFFKNAVILKIQLSSLNYKTYK comes from the coding sequence ATGAAACACAGCGCAATGTCAAACGCCATCTGGATGATGTCGGAAAAGGTCGTTTCCGTATTTGGAGTGATATTTGTCACATCCTATGTCGCAAAATCCTTTGGCCCCTCAATATTCGGGCAAATAGCATTTTCTGCATCACTTTTTTCAATTGTTCAGACTATCGCTATTTTCGGTACTGAAACCATTCTGTTTAAAAGTATCAGCAAAAGTGCGCCAAAAGGAATACGGCTGATGGCGGTGGCCAAACAGCTGAGAATGGTTTTGTTGTTAGTCTTATCTTTGCCGGTATTAATTTACGTCTGGCTGGAGATGCGGGAAAACTTTTTGGTTTTTGCGGTCGCGTCATTCTTGTCGGCAATGTTTGTTACGCAGGATATCTTCAGCGTTTACAACAATGCCCGGTTAGAGTCCCGGATGAACACGGTGGCGAATGCCACGGGAATGATCATCAGTTTTGGCATCAGCTTTCTGGTGGCCTGGTTCAAACTGAGTCCTTTGCTGCTGTCGTTTTCAATCGTGGCGGTCACGCTGGTGCCGTACATGATCAAGCGCAGCCGGTTCCTTCAGGCGAACACCATCAGCTCGCCGCCTAAGCGCAAGCACAGAAGCTATTTGCGCTACCTGTTACATGCGGGACTCCCGCTGGCCATCTCCAGCGTGTTCATCTCAATACAGGTTAAGCTGGCACAATTTTTCCTGGTAGGCGTGGGCTCAGCGCATGAGCTGGGGCTGTTTACCGCCGCCAACACTATCTCTGCTTCGTGGATTTTTATCCCGGTAGCGATCATTACATCCTGCTTTTCTGAGATCTTCAGGGAGCGTGCGGATGTGGCAGTAAAACTGGCCGCAAGGCTGAATGGCTATGTAATGGCAGTTTCCTTTTTGATGCTTCTTGTCGTCGCGCTGTTTGGCGAAAAGATCATCACTACCCTTTATGGGCATGACTACACACAATCAGGAAATCTCGTTACGTTATTGTCGTTAGCAACCTGCTTTTCGGCAATGGGAACAGTAGCTTACCGCTACATGGTGAAGGAAGGTGGTTTTAATTACCTGCTGGTCAAGATCGTGGTGCTGGTCGTAATTAGCGTGGCAACCAACTGGTTCTTCATCCGTTTCTGGGGATTAACAGGCGCAGCCTGGAGCGTTCTGGTCACCGAACTGCTCTCCCTGACCGTAATGAATTATTTCTTTAAGAATGCCGTCATTCTTAAAATACAGCTTTCCTCACTTAACTACAAAACATACAAATGA
- a CDS encoding YjcB family protein has product MGTLTASLVLMRWELVSAVMMFIASTFNVKCRQASHKGIAFVFTGVGIGMSCWFVTGLLGITLSMDNLHNFWHITKDVFIDVMSHTPTDYPMP; this is encoded by the coding sequence ATGGGTACCTTAACCGCTAGCCTGGTATTGATGAGATGGGAACTGGTTAGTGCAGTAATGATGTTTATTGCCAGCACCTTTAACGTGAAGTGCCGTCAGGCCAGCCACAAAGGCATTGCCTTTGTCTTCACCGGCGTGGGTATCGGCATGTCATGCTGGTTCGTTACCGGGCTGTTAGGTATCACTCTGAGTATGGATAACCTGCATAACTTCTGGCACATCACCAAAGATGTGTTTATCGACGTGATGAGCCACACCCCAACTGATTATCCTATGCCCTGA
- a CDS encoding MFS transporter — translation MSQDQFTQEMNLYPADSLTRHKRRQLFAAMIGNVLEYYDFIIFAYMATLIARNFYQGDGATGLLASFATFGVGFLARPLGGAVIGRIADKYGRRVALRITIYGMALGTVGIGLLPTYETIGMLAPILLVTIRLIQGLSAGGEWGTATAFVVESAPSDRRGFFGALGQAAIASSQLITSLVVAGITLIFSEQQMVDWAWRIPFLLGVLLLPVGVYMRRNLEETPAFIEAQGKPKAVTKTPMGPAIRMMAQTFGFAIIWTVSYYVMLSYMPTFLNKQVGFTQTQALTSNAIALAVMVLTIPFFGALSDRIGRKPLLLMCCAAFVILPYPLFSLVLAYKSFYVVLAVQIVFNLFIAAFSGAAPAALCEIFPTASRTMLLSIGYSLSTAIFGGFAPFIATGLIEFTGSPVSPTFYLMLAGLASGLVIMRLRETATEALR, via the coding sequence ATGAGCCAAGACCAGTTCACCCAGGAAATGAATCTCTATCCTGCCGACAGCCTGACGCGGCACAAGCGGCGGCAGTTGTTTGCCGCGATGATCGGCAATGTTCTTGAATACTATGACTTCATTATCTTCGCCTATATGGCCACGCTGATCGCCCGTAATTTTTATCAGGGCGATGGTGCCACCGGTCTGCTGGCCAGCTTTGCCACCTTTGGCGTTGGCTTCCTCGCAAGACCATTAGGCGGTGCCGTGATTGGCCGCATTGCCGATAAATATGGCCGCCGCGTGGCGCTGCGTATCACCATCTACGGGATGGCGCTCGGCACCGTCGGCATTGGCTTACTGCCGACCTACGAAACCATTGGCATGCTCGCACCCATATTGCTGGTCACCATTCGCCTGATCCAGGGCCTGTCTGCCGGCGGGGAATGGGGCACCGCCACCGCCTTTGTTGTCGAATCGGCCCCATCGGACCGCCGTGGTTTCTTTGGTGCGCTGGGCCAGGCGGCCATCGCTTCTTCGCAGCTGATCACCAGCCTGGTGGTGGCGGGGATCACCCTGATTTTCAGCGAGCAACAGATGGTGGACTGGGCCTGGCGCATTCCGTTCCTGCTGGGTGTGCTGCTGCTGCCGGTCGGGGTGTATATGCGACGGAATCTGGAAGAGACCCCGGCTTTTATTGAAGCCCAGGGCAAGCCGAAAGCGGTGACCAAAACCCCGATGGGACCGGCGATACGCATGATGGCGCAGACTTTTGGTTTCGCCATCATCTGGACGGTTTCCTATTATGTGATGCTCTCTTATATGCCCACCTTCCTGAATAAGCAGGTCGGCTTCACCCAGACCCAGGCGCTGACCTCCAACGCCATTGCGCTGGCGGTGATGGTGCTGACCATTCCGTTTTTTGGTGCCCTTTCCGACCGTATTGGCCGCAAACCTCTGCTGCTGATGTGCTGCGCGGCTTTCGTGATCCTTCCCTACCCGTTGTTCTCGCTGGTGCTGGCGTATAAGTCCTTCTACGTGGTGCTGGCGGTGCAGATCGTCTTCAACCTGTTTATTGCGGCCTTTTCCGGTGCGGCACCGGCTGCGCTGTGCGAAATCTTCCCTACGGCTTCGCGCACCATGCTGCTGTCGATTGGCTACAGCTTGTCCACGGCGATTTTTGGCGGCTTTGCGCCGTTTATTGCCACCGGGCTGATCGAATTTACCGGTTCACCGGTATCGCCGACCTTCTATCTGATGCTGGCAGGCCTGGCATCGGGGCTGGTGATTATGCGCCTGCGTGAAACGGCCACTGAAGCCCTGCGCTAA
- a CDS encoding ketopantoate reductase family protein — protein MSKDILIWGAGAIGGTVGAWLLRAGYDVTFVDVDSQHVECIRDPHRGLKITGEVDSFTVQAKAFHPSELSGKWQRIFLAVKAHHTADATRQLAPFLDADGYVLSLQNGLCESTISQIVGEDRTVGAFINFYADWTAPGEINYSNRGAAVIGELDGRLTPRLATLHTDLSHFEPGIIQSEALSGWLWGKLGYASLLFAQAVGAKGIADCLAREDIRPVLLALAREIVQVADAEGIALKGFNGFDPQAFRAGASVEAINSTFHNMVEFNRPNTKTHSGIWRDLAIRKRPTEVDGQLGIVVRIAGDHGIPTPALNALIAQIHQIERGERPLAENNLNELLI, from the coding sequence ATGAGCAAAGATATTTTGATTTGGGGTGCAGGCGCGATCGGCGGAACCGTCGGGGCCTGGCTGCTGCGGGCAGGCTATGACGTTACCTTTGTTGACGTCGATAGCCAGCATGTGGAGTGCATTCGCGATCCGCACCGCGGATTGAAGATTACCGGCGAGGTCGATAGCTTCACCGTTCAGGCTAAGGCGTTTCACCCTTCGGAACTGAGCGGTAAGTGGCAGCGCATTTTTCTGGCGGTGAAGGCGCATCACACTGCGGACGCCACGCGCCAGCTGGCGCCTTTCCTCGACGCCGACGGCTATGTGTTATCACTGCAAAATGGCCTGTGCGAAAGCACCATCAGCCAGATCGTCGGTGAAGATCGCACCGTCGGCGCCTTTATTAATTTCTATGCCGACTGGACCGCGCCTGGCGAAATCAACTATTCCAATCGGGGTGCTGCGGTGATTGGCGAGCTGGATGGCAGGCTGACACCGCGTCTGGCCACGCTGCACACCGATTTAAGCCACTTTGAACCGGGCATTATCCAGTCTGAAGCACTGTCGGGCTGGCTATGGGGAAAACTGGGCTATGCCTCGCTGCTGTTTGCGCAGGCAGTGGGTGCAAAAGGCATTGCCGATTGTCTGGCGCGCGAGGATATCCGCCCGGTTCTGTTGGCGCTGGCGCGGGAGATTGTGCAGGTTGCTGATGCCGAAGGCATTGCGTTGAAGGGCTTTAATGGCTTCGATCCGCAGGCTTTCCGCGCGGGTGCCAGCGTTGAAGCCATTAACAGCACCTTTCATAACATGGTCGAATTTAACCGGCCTAATACCAAAACCCATTCGGGAATATGGCGCGATCTGGCGATCCGCAAGCGCCCGACGGAAGTGGACGGTCAGCTGGGCATCGTTGTCCGCATCGCCGGCGATCACGGCATTCCAACGCCTGCACTCAACGCGCTGATCGCCCAGATCCATCAAATCGAACGCGGCGAACGTCCGCTGGCCGAAAACAATCTTAATGAGCTGCTTATATGA
- a CDS encoding DUF3828 domain-containing protein, giving the protein MKRWLLAPVIVLMAWQVAAAEHRSDPEAVSQSFYSWYLTALSKDESPIDEHDPLLNTYVTPELLSKINVLIKSPDGMDDDFFLQDQDYSDSWVDHVSVGRFTLNGLTATGDVTLGNDPNDQQLLVVTLQKKGAIWKIDDVEKEENKQP; this is encoded by the coding sequence ATGAAAAGATGGTTACTGGCACCGGTTATCGTGCTGATGGCTTGGCAGGTTGCGGCGGCAGAACACCGCAGCGATCCTGAAGCGGTCAGCCAGAGTTTTTACAGTTGGTATCTGACAGCGTTAAGCAAAGATGAGAGTCCCATCGATGAGCACGATCCGCTGCTCAACACCTATGTGACGCCTGAGCTGCTGAGCAAAATCAATGTGCTGATCAAAAGTCCGGATGGCATGGACGATGATTTCTTCCTGCAGGATCAGGATTACAGCGATTCCTGGGTCGATCATGTCAGCGTCGGGCGCTTTACCCTGAACGGGCTTACCGCCACGGGCGACGTCACTCTGGGTAACGATCCCAACGATCAACAGCTGCTGGTGGTGACACTGCAAAAAAAAGGCGCGATCTGGAAGATCGATGACGTGGAAAAAGAAGAGAATAAGCAGCCCTGA
- a CDS encoding IclR family transcriptional regulator yields the protein MNDVVRSAARVLDLLEYFSEDEREASLAAISETFSLPKSSALGLLRTLCVRGYLVKNDRGIYRLNEMFRLHGFSWGGAKLTQVLSLAKPIMEQMASELEETVSLGVMTSEGKIRLVHQALSSQAIRYEMSPTMLLPIHCTAMGRMFLSFKNPAQRQALLARSPLSPWTKYTVTDPLELEALINQAGARNYAISADEVDVGGTGVCTAICDSNGEPIAALNVSSVSARFSDKKSAIIRTVLEQGQRLTALFQAAEKG from the coding sequence ATGAATGATGTCGTTCGCTCGGCCGCCCGGGTTCTGGATTTGCTGGAGTATTTCAGTGAGGACGAAAGGGAAGCCAGCCTTGCCGCTATCTCCGAGACCTTCAGCCTGCCGAAAAGCAGTGCCCTGGGGTTACTGCGTACCCTGTGCGTGCGCGGCTACCTGGTTAAGAACGATCGCGGCATCTACCGGCTTAACGAGATGTTTCGTCTGCATGGCTTCAGCTGGGGCGGCGCGAAGCTGACTCAGGTGCTGTCGCTGGCCAAACCGATCATGGAGCAGATGGCCAGTGAGCTGGAAGAAACCGTCAGCCTCGGCGTGATGACCTCTGAAGGCAAGATCCGTCTGGTGCATCAGGCTCTCTCCTCACAGGCTATCCGTTATGAGATGTCGCCAACCATGCTGCTGCCAATCCACTGCACCGCGATGGGCAGGATGTTTTTGTCATTCAAAAACCCGGCGCAACGCCAGGCGTTGCTGGCCCGCAGCCCGTTGTCACCCTGGACAAAATACACCGTGACCGATCCGCTTGAACTGGAAGCGTTGATCAACCAGGCCGGTGCGAGAAATTACGCCATTTCCGCAGATGAGGTCGACGTTGGCGGCACCGGCGTCTGTACGGCGATTTGCGACAGCAACGGCGAGCCAATTGCTGCGCTGAACGTCTCATCGGTTTCGGCCCGCTTTAGCGATAAAAAATCCGCCATTATCCGCACGGTGTTGGAACAGGGACAGCGTTTAACGGCGCTGTTCCAGGCTGCGGAGAAGGGCTGA
- a CDS encoding VirK/YbjX family protein, translating to MTDTTLVPHQENSLTFFLSLISGKVKPGKLWYDPEYRIKYLFRSLAWPVATHKMLTAITEEPVMREVLPIQHTLPSKIHRPYLYNGMPMAARTHAIISHYQYVKQLSSLRLRQAMLTQQGVELVNFAGKNGETFTVTLACTGRCEREGEVNLLFRRDGVQLAMLTFAVTTVDGEKVAMIGGIQGAHRDTPHELIREATKACYGLFPKRLLMETLSLICAETGVTKIEAVSDQGHIFRSLRYRLKKRSLFHASYNEFWETLNAQPSGNKLYSLPLSFPRKPLEEIASKKRSEYRKRYDLLDTLREQFSQVIA from the coding sequence ATGACCGATACCACACTCGTTCCCCATCAGGAAAACAGCCTGACCTTTTTTCTGTCACTGATCTCCGGAAAAGTTAAGCCGGGCAAGTTGTGGTATGACCCGGAGTATCGCATCAAGTATCTGTTCCGCTCGCTGGCCTGGCCTGTCGCCACCCACAAGATGCTGACGGCGATCACCGAAGAGCCGGTGATGCGCGAGGTTCTGCCGATCCAACACACGCTGCCGAGCAAGATCCACCGCCCTTACCTTTATAATGGCATGCCGATGGCCGCGCGCACCCACGCCATCATCAGCCATTACCAGTATGTGAAGCAGCTGTCTTCCCTGCGCTTACGCCAGGCAATGCTGACCCAACAGGGCGTGGAGCTGGTGAATTTTGCCGGTAAAAATGGCGAAACCTTTACCGTCACCCTGGCCTGTACCGGCCGGTGCGAACGTGAAGGTGAAGTGAACCTGCTGTTCCGCCGGGATGGCGTGCAGCTGGCGATGCTGACCTTTGCAGTGACAACGGTCGACGGTGAGAAGGTGGCGATGATTGGCGGTATTCAGGGTGCTCATCGCGATACGCCGCATGAGCTGATCCGCGAAGCGACCAAGGCGTGCTATGGCCTGTTTCCAAAACGGCTGTTAATGGAAACCCTGTCGCTTATTTGTGCCGAGACGGGCGTGACGAAAATTGAGGCGGTCAGCGATCAGGGCCACATCTTCCGCAGCCTGCGCTATCGTCTGAAGAAACGCAGCCTGTTCCATGCTAGCTATAACGAGTTTTGGGAAACGCTGAATGCCCAGCCGTCAGGCAACAAGCTCTACTCGTTGCCGCTGAGCTTCCCAAGGAAGCCGCTGGAAGAGATCGCCAGTAAAAAGCGTTCGGAGTACCGTAAACGGTACGATCTGTTGGATACGCTGCGTGAGCAATTCAGTCAGGTCATCGCCTGA
- a CDS encoding ATP-grasp fold amidoligase family protein, producing the protein MLKLKAELRKGVLYLLKKMPWSYQDRVYYFHTFKRLPNIRQPKLFNEKILYRKFVTGDYVRYGNLSDKVLVRDYIAKTIGEEYLIPLLHETADPISLLGLKSLKNTVIKPNHGSGMVEIFLEEPDCIQKQLLVRRCEEWLRCDFSHQSREIHYRYIKPRILVEEYVGDGKFAAIDYKFHMFNKKDGNFEYVLQIIYNRCGNSPLSMNFYVNNLEQCFYKIRDTGLDISGDMETLKKALELSKKLASDFDYVRVDWYISEGQIFFGELTFTPGAGMVTGLDMGLDKMMGDMWLQEHKAAVLPATSGSVTPLPVAFKKF; encoded by the coding sequence ATGTTAAAACTCAAAGCAGAATTGAGAAAAGGCGTCTTATACCTGCTCAAGAAAATGCCATGGTCTTATCAGGACCGAGTTTACTATTTTCACACTTTTAAGCGGTTACCTAACATTCGCCAGCCGAAACTGTTTAATGAGAAAATTCTGTACCGCAAATTCGTCACTGGCGACTATGTTCGTTATGGGAATCTTTCGGATAAAGTTTTAGTGCGCGATTACATAGCAAAAACAATTGGTGAAGAGTATTTAATTCCTTTGCTGCATGAAACGGCCGATCCGATTTCATTGCTGGGGCTTAAATCCTTAAAAAACACCGTTATTAAACCGAACCACGGTTCTGGTATGGTAGAAATCTTTCTTGAAGAACCAGACTGTATTCAAAAACAGTTGCTGGTGCGCCGCTGTGAAGAGTGGTTGCGCTGTGATTTCTCGCATCAGTCGCGGGAAATTCATTATCGCTACATTAAGCCGCGCATTCTGGTGGAAGAGTATGTTGGTGATGGCAAGTTTGCCGCCATCGATTACAAATTCCACATGTTCAACAAGAAAGACGGCAACTTTGAGTACGTGCTGCAGATCATCTACAACCGCTGTGGCAACTCACCGCTGTCGATGAACTTCTACGTCAACAACCTGGAGCAGTGCTTCTACAAGATCCGCGATACCGGACTGGATATCAGCGGGGATATGGAAACGTTGAAGAAGGCGCTGGAGCTGAGCAAAAAGCTGGCCAGTGACTTCGACTATGTTCGCGTTGACTGGTACATCAGCGAAGGGCAAATCTTCTTTGGTGAGCTGACCTTTACGCCGGGTGCAGGCATGGTGACCGGGCTGGATATGGGCCTGGATAAGATGATGGGTGATATGTGGTTGCAGGAACACAAAGCAGCCGTATTGCCAGCAACGTCAGGAAGCGTTACGCCGCTGCCGGTGGCCTTTAAGAAGTTTTGA
- a CDS encoding SDR family NAD(P)-dependent oxidoreductase, translated as MTLSFSGKRIAISGGAIGFGREMALHFASLGAEVHVCDIRALAGLEQEGIINWQVDLCDREAAASWIAELSQNGSRPVHILVNNAGGVAGQQGKAIEEVSDADWDSVVDINLGATFALCRAAAPLMKQAGQGNIINISSGAALKASLTGVQAYCASKHAVLGLTRQLAHELGPFGIRVNAIAPGFVFTNEATKKQWDNFGEERQQQLLNSIALRRLGTARDISNAAVWLASDLSSFINGQIISVDGGS; from the coding sequence ATGACCCTTTCATTCAGTGGTAAACGCATCGCAATCAGTGGCGGTGCCATTGGTTTCGGCCGCGAGATGGCGCTGCATTTCGCCTCGCTTGGCGCAGAAGTGCACGTATGCGATATCCGTGCGCTGGCCGGGCTGGAGCAGGAAGGCATTATCAACTGGCAGGTGGATTTGTGTGACCGCGAGGCCGCCGCCAGCTGGATTGCGGAGCTGAGCCAGAATGGCAGCCGGCCGGTGCATATTCTGGTCAACAATGCCGGTGGCGTGGCGGGCCAGCAGGGAAAAGCGATTGAAGAGGTGAGCGATGCCGACTGGGACAGCGTGGTCGACATCAATCTGGGTGCCACTTTTGCCCTGTGCCGGGCCGCCGCGCCATTAATGAAGCAGGCCGGGCAGGGAAACATTATCAATATCAGCTCCGGTGCGGCGTTAAAAGCTTCGCTGACTGGCGTGCAGGCCTATTGCGCCTCCAAACACGCGGTACTCGGCCTGACCCGCCAGCTGGCCCATGAACTCGGGCCGTTTGGTATTCGGGTTAACGCCATCGCGCCAGGCTTTGTCTTCACCAATGAAGCCACGAAAAAACAGTGGGATAACTTTGGCGAGGAACGCCAACAGCAGCTGCTGAACAGTATTGCGCTTCGCCGTCTGGGCACCGCCCGCGATATTTCGAATGCCGCCGTGTGGCTTGCGTCCGATCTGTCTTCATTTATTAACGGACAAATCATCTCAGTTGATGGAGGTAGTTAA
- a CDS encoding transposase translates to MRKSRYTEEQITSAIKASECGVKVKEICDELGISEATFYSWKKKFAGLSSEEGRKIKDLEEKVHNMERELQTLNSDKEMLQSVLKNFFTTNDKRQAVNYLQDTFDIGTRRSCRLLDISRSVYHYPYNIENH, encoded by the coding sequence ATGAGAAAGTCACGATATACAGAAGAGCAAATCACCAGTGCCATTAAAGCATCAGAATGCGGTGTAAAGGTGAAAGAGATCTGCGACGAACTGGGTATCTCTGAAGCGACCTTCTATAGCTGGAAGAAGAAATTTGCCGGTTTATCTTCTGAAGAAGGCCGTAAAATCAAAGACCTGGAGGAGAAAGTGCATAACATGGAGCGCGAGCTGCAGACCCTTAACTCCGACAAAGAGATGCTGCAAAGCGTGCTTAAAAACTTCTTTACTACCAATGACAAGCGCCAGGCCGTTAATTACCTTCAGGATACCTTTGATATCGGGACTCGCCGCAGTTGCCGCCTGCTGGATATTAGCCGTAGCGTGTATCATTACCCGTACAACATTGAAAACCATTAA
- a CDS encoding polysaccharide deacetylase family protein encodes MHPTESQQEPWQWPDEIWQQKVNHVRAGKTLKPTHWPNNAPFAIALSFDSDHETNELREGGKSFGRMSWGQFGTRVGIPRIEALLSKADVPASFYVPAVCALLYPEEQIRLTAQGHEIALHGWIHELNSVLSYEDERSLMLKASETLEKVTGNRPVGMRTPSWDFSPHTLRIAKEMGLLYDSSLMADENCYELLLDGEQTGVVELPVEWIRDDAVYFMMNRFQALRPYTPPEAVYDIFRRELEYAHQDGGLFQLTMHPHIISARSRVWILEEIIKLGRSHGAWFATHADIVRWVKEHAE; translated from the coding sequence ATGCACCCGACAGAATCACAGCAGGAACCCTGGCAGTGGCCGGACGAAATCTGGCAGCAGAAGGTTAATCACGTCAGAGCGGGGAAAACCCTGAAGCCTACGCACTGGCCGAATAACGCGCCCTTCGCTATCGCGCTCTCTTTTGACAGCGACCATGAAACCAATGAGCTGCGGGAAGGCGGAAAATCCTTTGGCCGCATGAGCTGGGGCCAGTTTGGTACCCGCGTGGGCATTCCCCGTATCGAAGCGCTGCTGAGCAAGGCGGATGTGCCGGCCAGTTTTTACGTCCCGGCGGTGTGCGCCCTGCTTTACCCTGAAGAGCAAATCAGACTGACCGCACAAGGACACGAAATCGCGCTGCATGGCTGGATCCATGAGCTGAACTCGGTGCTGTCGTATGAGGATGAACGCAGCCTGATGCTGAAAGCGTCCGAGACGCTGGAAAAGGTAACCGGCAACCGGCCTGTGGGGATGCGCACGCCCTCGTGGGATTTCAGCCCGCACACGCTGCGGATCGCCAAAGAGATGGGGTTGCTGTACGACTCTTCATTAATGGCGGACGAGAACTGCTACGAGCTGCTGCTGGACGGTGAACAGACCGGCGTGGTCGAGCTTCCCGTGGAGTGGATCCGCGATGATGCGGTCTATTTTATGATGAACCGTTTTCAGGCCTTACGCCCTTATACGCCACCGGAAGCGGTGTACGATATTTTCCGCCGCGAGCTGGAATATGCCCATCAGGATGGCGGCTTGTTCCAGCTCACCATGCATCCGCATATTATTTCTGCCCGTTCGCGGGTGTGGATCCTGGAAGAGATCATCAAGCTCGGTCGCTCGCATGGTGCCTGGTTTGCCACCCATGCCGATATCGTGCGATGGGTAAAGGAACACGCTGAATAG
- a CDS encoding alpha/beta fold hydrolase translates to MAGLVLLPGVMCDAGLWQAMTDELAAFGPLVFGDLSQDSSLEAMAARVLQQAPERFTLVGFSMGGFVAREMIRQAPERVEKLILIATSSQQDSEQAQAFKAATAKTLQSARGAFRGLGHKAIALSLSEKHAGDEGLQQQVLAMSQRMGREAYCRQLLMARNSDTALLPQITCPTLVIAAAEDRMRTLHESEVLRDNIAGATLTVIEDSGHMLPLEQPQALATVMTRWLTAHPL, encoded by the coding sequence ATGGCGGGACTGGTTTTACTGCCGGGCGTAATGTGTGACGCCGGATTATGGCAGGCAATGACCGACGAGCTGGCGGCGTTTGGTCCATTGGTATTTGGCGATCTGTCGCAGGATAGCTCGCTGGAGGCGATGGCGGCGCGGGTACTGCAACAGGCACCCGAACGCTTCACGCTGGTCGGCTTTTCGATGGGCGGATTTGTGGCGCGCGAAATGATCCGTCAGGCGCCAGAAAGGGTGGAAAAATTGATACTGATTGCCACCTCCAGCCAGCAGGACAGTGAACAGGCTCAGGCCTTTAAGGCGGCGACGGCGAAAACGCTGCAGTCTGCACGCGGCGCGTTTCGCGGTCTTGGCCATAAGGCCATTGCGCTGTCGCTCAGTGAAAAGCATGCCGGCGATGAAGGATTACAGCAGCAGGTGCTCGCCATGAGCCAGCGGATGGGAAGGGAAGCGTACTGTCGTCAGCTGCTGATGGCCCGCAACAGCGACACGGCACTTTTACCGCAGATAACCTGCCCAACCCTGGTGATTGCTGCAGCTGAAGACCGGATGCGGACGTTACACGAATCCGAAGTGCTGCGCGATAACATTGCCGGTGCAACGCTTACCGTGATTGAGGATTCCGGCCATATGCTGCCGCTGGAACAGCCGCAAGCGCTGGCCACGGTGATGACGCGCTGGCTGACGGCGCATCCGCTATAA